The Camelus dromedarius isolate mCamDro1 chromosome 8, mCamDro1.pat, whole genome shotgun sequence genome includes a window with the following:
- the TMEM72 gene encoding transmembrane protein 72 isoform X1: protein MKLPVFWTGLEYTCRLLGITTAAVLIGVGTETFLQGQFKSLAFYLLFTGAAVSVSEGAYFVAQLLAICFQCQPGSLAHRAREKAHWLGCFQRFLAYVLLSVACFLHPVLVWHVTIPGSMLIITGLAYFLLSKRKKNKAGPEALAPPEQYTDPSGSAVSTTRSGDTEQTYTFHGALREGPGSLFTHMKSILKRTKKPSALPRPDALTELMLEPADSLAKKKQVHFEDSVVRIIPALAEGLDNGDSEPEETTSDTTPIIPPPEAPLFLSSLTSTGLF from the exons ATGAAGCTGCCGGTATTCTGGACTGGGCTGGAATACACCTGCCGGCTCCTGGGCATCACCACCGCTGCAG TGTTGATCGGCGTGGGCACTGAGACCTTCCTCCAAGGACAGTTCAAAAGCTTGGCTTTCTATCTGCT GTTTACAGGAGCCGCCGTCTCTGTGAGCGAAGGGGCCTACTTTGTGGCTCAGCTGCTGGCCATCTGCTTCCA GTGTCAGCCAGGGTCCCTGGCCCACAGAGCAAGGGAGAAGGCCCACTGGCTGGGCTGCTTCCAGAGGTTCCTGGCCTACGTGCTGCTGTCTGTGGCCTGCTTCCTCCACCCAGTCCTGGTCTGGCACGTGACCATCCCAG GCTCTATGCTCATCATCACTGGCCTGGCCTACTTCCTGCTGAGCAAgcggaaaaagaacaaagctggccCCGAAGCGCTGGCCCCCCCGGAGCAATACACGGACCCCTCCGGCAGTGCCGTGAGCACCACTCGCTCTGGGGACACAGAGCAGACCTACACCTTCCACGGGGCCCTCAGGGAGGGGCCCGGCTCCCTCTTCACCCACATGAAGAGCATCCTGAAGCGGACCAAGAAGCCCAGCGCCCTCCCGCGTCCAGATGCCCTGACGGAGCTGATGTTGGAGCCCGCTGACTCGCTGGCCAAGAAGAAGCAGGTGCACTTTGAAGACAGCGTGGTCAGAATCATCCCAGCTCTAGCCGAGGGCCTGGACAATGGGGACAGCGAACCAGAGGAGACCACCTCTGACACCACCCCCATCATCCCTCCCCCGGAGGCCCCCCTCTTCCTCTCATCCCTCACAAGCACTGGCCTCTTCTGA
- the TMEM72 gene encoding transmembrane protein 72 isoform X2 yields the protein MLIITGLAYFLLSKRKKNKAGPEALAPPEQYTDPSGSAVSTTRSGDTEQTYTFHGALREGPGSLFTHMKSILKRTKKPSALPRPDALTELMLEPADSLAKKKQVHFEDSVVRIIPALAEGLDNGDSEPEETTSDTTPIIPPPEAPLFLSSLTSTGLF from the coding sequence ATGCTCATCATCACTGGCCTGGCCTACTTCCTGCTGAGCAAgcggaaaaagaacaaagctggccCCGAAGCGCTGGCCCCCCCGGAGCAATACACGGACCCCTCCGGCAGTGCCGTGAGCACCACTCGCTCTGGGGACACAGAGCAGACCTACACCTTCCACGGGGCCCTCAGGGAGGGGCCCGGCTCCCTCTTCACCCACATGAAGAGCATCCTGAAGCGGACCAAGAAGCCCAGCGCCCTCCCGCGTCCAGATGCCCTGACGGAGCTGATGTTGGAGCCCGCTGACTCGCTGGCCAAGAAGAAGCAGGTGCACTTTGAAGACAGCGTGGTCAGAATCATCCCAGCTCTAGCCGAGGGCCTGGACAATGGGGACAGCGAACCAGAGGAGACCACCTCTGACACCACCCCCATCATCCCTCCCCCGGAGGCCCCCCTCTTCCTCTCATCCCTCACAAGCACTGGCCTCTTCTGA